The following proteins are encoded in a genomic region of Montipora foliosa isolate CH-2021 chromosome 10, ASM3666993v2, whole genome shotgun sequence:
- the LOC137972662 gene encoding piggyBac transposable element-derived protein 4-like, producing MVRFTWEGNLASKEKLGRERVVKQLVAPWRRSGRNVTADNFVTSIPLAEDLLKHGLTYVGTIRSNKPHIPDAMKANSTRQVNSSLFGFNDQATLVSYVPKEKQDVLALSTMHHDDQVDGDAQKPEIILYSTKSGVDNLDHLATMYTSRRKVNRWPVALFGNVVDVGAVAAFIIWIGNFPQWKISEGKRRRRLFLSELANQLVMPHLRRRALTPTLQAPIRNAMKMVGVDLPPPVQQAQALTSAGKRKRCHLCPCGIDKKV from the coding sequence ATGGTGAGGTTTACCTGGGAAGGCAACCTGGCCAGCAAAGAGAAGTTGGGCAGGGAACGCGTTGTCAAACAACTTGTGGCACCATGGCGTAGAAGTGGAAGGAATGTCACAGCAGACAATTTCGTCACCTCTATCCCTCTTGCAGAAGATCTTCTGAAACATGGCTTGACCTATGTGGGCACAATCCGATCCAACAAACCACACATACCAGATGCAATGAAGGCTAACAGTACCAGACAAGTCAACAGTTCCCTGTTTGGTTTCAATGACCAGGCCACTTTGGTGTCATATGTACCAAAGGAGAAACAGGATGTGTTGGCACTGTCAACTATGCACCATGATGACCAAGTAGATGGAGATGCCCAGAAACCAGAGATTATTCTGTACTCAACAAAAAGTGGAGTAGATAACCTCGATCACCTGGCAACAATGTACACAAGTAGAAGGAAAGTTAACCGTTGGCCTGTAGCACTCTTTGGAAATGTTGTTGATGTTGGGGCTGTAGCAGCATTTATTATCTGGATAGGAAACTTTCCTCAATGGAAAATTTCCGAAGGTAAACGCAGGAGACGCCTATTTCTTTCGGAGCTAGCAAATCAGCTTGTCATGCCACACCTGAGACGCAGAGCACTTACACCCACCTTGCAGGCACCAATCAGGAATGCTATGAAGATGGTCGGCGTTGATCTTCCTCCCCCTGTTCAGCAAGCTCAAGCTCTTACAAGTGCAGGAAAGAGAAAGAGATGTCACCTCTGCCCTTGTGGCATTGACAAGAAGGTTTGA